The Vicia villosa cultivar HV-30 ecotype Madison, WI unplaced genomic scaffold, Vvil1.0 ctg.003373F_1_1, whole genome shotgun sequence genomic interval TTAATAATAAACAGCACTTCAGCCTGAACCCTAGATTAATTTACACGACACAATAAACTATTTCGTGTTTATGAGATTGAAGAAGAACAACATGGGAAGAAGAAACGGTGGCGGCGGTGGCGGTGGCGGTGGCGGTGGTGGAGGAAGATCTCTGCAATTCGCTCTTCGCCGTCGAGTTGAACTCTGCAAATCAAAGTACAAAACCGCCGAAGAAATTGTCGATCATCTTCGCTCCAATTACCCTGATTATCACCGAACTAAGTCTCAAACCCTAATTCGATTTGTTGAAGACGCTCTTCAACATTCCAACAATACTCCCACACGGAACCACAATTCAATCAACAATGCCGCCGACGCCGACGAGGATGATGAGAATGAGAATGAGAATCGAAGTGCTTCTCGAAAGAGACGAAAGGAAAGTAAGGATGAATCTGAGGATAGATTGCAAAAGATGGAAGCGCTTCACATTAAAGCACGGATGAGTAAACAGGCTCCATCAACTTCCTCTTCCTCCGATTCTGCTTCGGCTagcgatgatgatgaagaaggagccGTTTCGACTTCGGAGGACGGGATCTATAGTGAGAAAGTTGAACCTGCTTTTGACTTGATGAAGGATATGCTGCGACATTCCTATACTGGAGCAACAAAATCAAAGTCAGTATCCGAggtggaagaaaaagaaaaagaaaagaatgtggAATTGGATATTGGAAATTCGAGTAAGGCTACTATTACTGTCAATGTGGATGATGGTAAATCCAAATCGATATCGACAACAGGGAAGCACTCGAAGGGTTCGGTTTCGAATACCGGTGGTGGAGGTGGTGGTGATGTTGAGGTGAAAGGGAAAGAGGGGCCGAAGTTTAAGGATTTGGGTGGGATGAAGGCTATTTTAGAAGAGTTGATGATGGATATTGTGTCGTTGTGTAATCCTCAGTTGCCTAGACATTTAGGGGTGAGACCAGTTACTGGAATTTTGTTGCATGGACCACCTGGTTGTGGAAAGACTAGACTTGCTCATGCTATAGCGAATGAAACTGGTCTTCCTTTTCATCATATTTCGGCTACGGAGGTGGTTTCTGGAGTCTCAGGTATTGCTACAAATCTTTGAACTTTGACCCGTGGATAATTAATTCAATTAGGTTTGGATTGGGTTTTAGTCTATGCCAATTTTGTATCTCTTGAGTTTGGTTTGGATTAGGTTTTTGTTTGTGAGAGTATTCAATTTAAATAGATTTATGATTCTTTGCTTATGAAAGTCCTTATAAGTCAGTGTTTATAGATAAGTTTGATGAGAGTTTTTGAATCAATTAAGTTATACCATATGTGAGGTTATTGTTTAAGAAGCTCACTAGTTATTGCGAGATTCCTTTAATGTTGCTTTTTCTATAAGTAATTGTGACTGTATTTATCCCAATTGGTGCTTAGTCTTCGATCACTCTTAACCTAAAGTAAACTGAAATCTGTTCATTAGAATGGATTTTCAATGTATCAGTTATTACTTGTGGATACTTGAATTCCATTTTTGTTACTGTTAGGATCAGTTTGGATTAGCTTTTAGTTTCTGCCATTTCTTTTACTCTTAGGCTGAGTTTGGATTAACTTTAGTTTCTTAGaattttcaatttaaattgatttatgaTTCTTTGGTAATGAAAGTCTTTATAAGCCGGTGTTTGTAGATAGGTTAAATGAGAGTATTTGAATCAATTGAGTTATATTATACGTGAGGTTATTGTTTAAGAAACTCATAGTAATTGAGAGATTTTTTAATGTTTCTTTTTCAGTTTTTCTACTATTCTGTTCATTATAGAATGAAGTTTCAAATTATTTAGCTGGCAACTGCCGAATGCTTCTGCATTTTTTATTGCCAACTAGTGACTATCATTGCTCCACTTTACTATTGGATGATTTAGAACTGTTTCTTGAATAGTTGTTCCTTTCTTAATTAGGTGCATCTGAAGAATATATTAGAGAGCTTTTCGATAAAGCAAAAAGGACTGCTCCATCAATTGTCTTTATTGATGAGATTGATGCAATTGCTTCAAAAAGAGAGAATTTACAGCGTGAGATGGAGAAACGAATTGTGACCCAGTTAATGACTTCCATGGATGAACCAGAGAGTTCTGAGGAACCTCGTGGCTATGTTCTTGTAATTGGGGCCACAAATAGACCTGATTCTCTTGACCCTGCTCTTAGACGGCCTGGTCGGTTTGATCGTGAGTTTCTTGTTGGTGTTCCGGATGAATCTGCCAGGGTGGAGATCCTTTCCGTGGTTACTCGCAATCTTAAACTTGATGGTTCGTTTGATCTGCACAAAATAGCCAGGTCCACGCCAGGATTTGTCGGTGCTGATTTGACTGCTTTGGCTAACAAAGCTGGTAATTTAGCAATGAAGAGGATACTTAATGAAAGGAAGCGTGAATTATCTCAAGATATCACAGATGAGGATACTCAAGAATGGTGGAAAGAACCTTGGTTGCCTGAAGAAATAAATAAGCTTGCTATCAAAATGTCTGATTTTGAGGTGCTTTATTCACTCGTCATCATTATTATTTTCCCCCTGTAGTCTTTTTCTAAATCAGTATTATTCTTATCCTCTACTTATTCTCTCCAGTTAACATCTTTCTCTATACAAGTCTTGCAATTTTAGTCTCTGGTTTTCCTTGAACATTTATATGCCTGAAGAACGTAATCATATATATCTTGGAATTTATACAGGAAGCAGCCAAAATGGTGCAGCCTTCAGCAAGAAGAGAAGGGTTCTCTTCCATTCCTAATGTTAAATGGGAAGATGTTGGCGGGCTTGATTTATTAAGGCATGAGTTTGATCGCTATATTGTAAAGCGTATTAAATATCCTGAGTTGTATGAGGTAATTTTTACGTCTTACTCGTTTTAATGTTACTTCGATTAAGTAAAGTCAACTTGTGGATCAAGCTGTTTAGAGAAAACAAAATATCATCAAGTCAATTTGACTTTTAATATCTTTGTGATTGCCTCCATTATATAGCCAAATCATTCTGTTGATTTTTTCTGTGTTCTATAAATAGAAAGATGTAGCCGTATATAAAAAGATGTTGAATGAATTAAGGGGTGTGCATTGCATCTTTtggatttatttatttcaaaaccATGGGAATTATCCCAGATCAGCAGGTGAAAGTTTAAtgtgagaaagaaattccattgcACCCAAGACTGTTAGAAGAGATGCAATTTGTTTTGGTGAGGCAGTAGTAGTGTACATAGGTTTTTGAGGAAATGTGTGAGCTGAGTTATGGAGTCCGTTTTGAGGTTTGAGTTGggaacattttttttctttcatctaggGGTGGTAGTCCTTTGGATGCCAGACCTTCCTGTCTTCTCTGTTTTGATGTAAATTGCAATCACCCAATTTCTACAATAATGCTCCTCGACTGAGTTTTGCTTTAAGTTTGCTTTCTATCACTATTTAATTCATTTTTGGTTATGTTGTCAATGGAGTGCTATAGCGGAATAGTGTAGTGGTAGTAGGGTTcggtaggggtgttcatgggttggGTAAACCCAATAAATCCAATCAAACCCACCCAAACCGATCCAAAAAAGTGGGTTGGGTCGGGTTATTGGGTGAATacggttttcaaaaatgaaaacccattcaaaataattgggttatgggtaaacccacacccaacccacaaaacccatgggttattgagtgactatattttttcttttttttataatttgacaagtgatgactttgatgtttttaattttgcttgcttcaatttcaactttttgaacatcttttatttagtaagtaatgattttaacttatttaggatgccacattttgattattttgatgctaattcaaataaattgcaagtattttatgtaattttaggttttactgtaatgtaactttggttcttacaaatatatgtttataataaatttcattatacattttgacatt includes:
- the LOC131640891 gene encoding cell division control protein 48 homolog C-like, translating into MRLKKNNMGRRNGGGGGGGGGGGGGRSLQFALRRRVELCKSKYKTAEEIVDHLRSNYPDYHRTKSQTLIRFVEDALQHSNNTPTRNHNSINNAADADEDDENENENRSASRKRRKESKDESEDRLQKMEALHIKARMSKQAPSTSSSSDSASASDDDEEGAVSTSEDGIYSEKVEPAFDLMKDMLRHSYTGATKSKSVSEVEEKEKEKNVELDIGNSSKATITVNVDDGKSKSISTTGKHSKGSVSNTGGGGGGDVEVKGKEGPKFKDLGGMKAILEELMMDIVSLCNPQLPRHLGVRPVTGILLHGPPGCGKTRLAHAIANETGLPFHHISATEVVSGVSGASEEYIRELFDKAKRTAPSIVFIDEIDAIASKRENLQREMEKRIVTQLMTSMDEPESSEEPRGYVLVIGATNRPDSLDPALRRPGRFDREFLVGVPDESARVEILSVVTRNLKLDGSFDLHKIARSTPGFVGADLTALANKAGNLAMKRILNERKRELSQDITDEDTQEWWKEPWLPEEINKLAIKMSDFEEAAKMVQPSARREGFSSIPNVKWEDVGGLDLLRHEFDRYIVKRIKYPELYEGIGMNLESGFLLYGPPGCGKTLIAKAVANEAGANFIHIKGPELLNKYVGESELAVRTLFSRARTCAPCVLFFDEVDALTTERGKEGGWVIERLLNQLLIELDGAENRRGVFVIGATNRPEVMDRALLRPGRFGKLLYVPLPSSDDRVLILKALARNKPIDSSVDLSAIGRMESCENLSGADLAQLMGEAVMAALDEKLSSTETTSLIIKASHFELALSKASPSVSDKQRQYYERLSKSLRAA